A genomic segment from Roseibium algicola encodes:
- the tsf gene encoding translation elongation factor Ts: MSITAAMVKELREKSGAGMMDCKTALTEAGGDMEAAVDWLRTKGLAKAAKKAGRVAAEGLVGVAADGNKAAVIELNSETDFVARNEGFQELVSNVAKVAVGTDGSVEAVSAANLGGKPVAEAITDAIATIGENMTLRRTAVLAVNEGVVATYVHSAVSDGLGKIGVLVALESAGDKDKLNGLGRQIAMHVAATSPLSLNTEELDPTVVEREKSVFSEQARESGKPENIIEKMVEGRLRKFYEEVTLVKQAFVINPDQTVEQAVEALAKEIGAEVKLTGFVRFAIGEGIEKEEQDFAAEVAAATGQ, from the coding sequence ATGAGCATTACCGCTGCGATGGTAAAAGAGCTCCGCGAGAAATCCGGCGCTGGCATGATGGACTGCAAGACCGCCCTGACTGAAGCAGGCGGTGATATGGAAGCAGCTGTTGACTGGCTGCGCACCAAAGGTCTGGCCAAGGCTGCCAAGAAGGCAGGCCGTGTGGCTGCTGAAGGTCTGGTCGGCGTTGCCGCCGATGGCAACAAGGCTGCCGTGATCGAGCTGAACTCCGAAACCGACTTCGTTGCACGCAACGAAGGGTTCCAGGAGCTGGTCTCCAATGTGGCCAAGGTAGCCGTCGGCACCGATGGTTCCGTTGAAGCCGTTTCCGCTGCAAACCTTGGCGGCAAGCCGGTTGCAGAAGCGATCACCGATGCGATCGCCACGATCGGCGAAAACATGACCCTGCGCCGCACTGCGGTTCTGGCCGTAAACGAAGGCGTTGTCGCGACCTACGTTCACAGTGCTGTTTCCGACGGTCTCGGCAAGATCGGCGTTCTGGTGGCTCTGGAATCCGCTGGTGACAAGGACAAGCTGAACGGCCTTGGCCGTCAGATTGCCATGCACGTTGCTGCAACAAGCCCGCTGTCGCTGAACACCGAAGAACTGGATCCGACCGTTGTCGAACGTGAGAAGTCTGTCTTCTCCGAACAGGCACGCGAATCCGGCAAGCCGGAAAACATCATTGAAAAAATGGTGGAAGGCCGTTTGCGCAAATTCTACGAGGAAGTTACCCTCGTGAAGCAGGCCTTCGTGATCAACCCGGATCAGACGGTTGAGCAGGCCGTAGAGGCGCTCGCTAAAGAAATCGGCGCTGAAGTCAAACTTACCGGCTTTGTCCGCTTCGCAATCGGCGAAGGGATCGAGAAGGAAGAGCAAGACTTCGCCGCAGAGGTGGCAGCAGCCACCGGGCAGTAA
- a CDS encoding cupin domain-containing protein produces MEHPIRFTEKLARLEGLWSPRVIAEMNDYQFKIVRIQGDFVWHDHPETDETFIVLKGEIRIDFRDRTVVLGEGEMYVVPKGVEHKPYADSEAELLLIEPKGILNTGHAGGDRTQENDLWI; encoded by the coding sequence ATGGAACATCCGATCCGTTTCACGGAAAAACTTGCAAGGCTCGAAGGGTTATGGTCGCCGCGCGTCATTGCGGAAATGAACGATTACCAGTTCAAGATCGTCCGCATTCAAGGAGACTTCGTCTGGCATGATCATCCTGAAACGGATGAGACCTTCATCGTTCTCAAGGGCGAAATCCGCATCGATTTTCGTGATCGCACCGTGGTACTGGGCGAGGGGGAAATGTACGTCGTGCCGAAGGGCGTCGAGCACAAGCCTTATGCGGACTCGGAAGCCGAGCTGCTGCTGATCGAACCGAAGGGTATTCTCAATACCGGCCATGCGGGCGGAGACAGGACCCAGGAAAATGATCTCTGGATCTGA
- the rpsB gene encoding 30S ribosomal protein S2: protein MSLPDFTMRQLLEAGVHFGHQKHRWNPRMGQYIFGVRNDVHIMDLSQTVPLLHQALKAVSDTVAGGGRVLIVGTKRQAQESVASAARNSAQYYVNARWLGGMLTNWKTISQSIQRLRKLEETLSSDAANALTKKERLFMDREREKLERNLGGIKDMGGIPDLIFVIDTNREAIAIQEARRLGIPVAAILDSNSNPEGITYPVPGNDDAGRALSLYCDLIARAAIDGISRAQGASGMDIGASEEAPVEEVLAEASEEAPAEAAAAEA, encoded by the coding sequence ATGTCTTTGCCCGATTTCACCATGCGTCAGCTGCTGGAAGCTGGCGTTCACTTTGGTCACCAGAAACACCGTTGGAACCCGCGCATGGGTCAGTACATCTTTGGTGTACGCAACGATGTTCACATCATGGACCTGTCCCAGACCGTTCCGCTTCTGCACCAGGCTCTGAAGGCCGTGTCCGACACGGTTGCCGGCGGTGGCCGCGTTCTGATCGTAGGTACCAAGCGCCAGGCACAGGAATCTGTCGCATCTGCAGCGCGCAACTCCGCTCAGTATTACGTCAACGCACGTTGGCTCGGCGGCATGCTGACGAACTGGAAGACCATCTCCCAGTCCATCCAGCGCCTGCGCAAGCTGGAAGAAACCCTGTCTTCCGACGCTGCCAACGCTCTGACCAAGAAAGAGCGTCTGTTCATGGACCGCGAGCGTGAAAAGCTCGAGCGGAACCTTGGCGGTATCAAGGACATGGGCGGTATTCCGGACCTGATCTTCGTGATCGACACGAACCGCGAAGCCATTGCCATCCAGGAAGCCCGTCGTCTGGGTATTCCGGTTGCCGCGATCCTCGATTCCAACTCCAATCCGGAAGGCATCACCTATCCGGTGCCGGGTAACGACGATGCCGGCCGCGCTCTGTCGCTGTACTGCGACCTGATCGCTCGTGCCGCCATCGACGGTATTTCCCGTGCACAGGGTGCTTCCGGCATGGACATCGGCGCTTCCGAAGAAGCTCCGGTTGAAGAAGTTCTTGCTGAGGCTTCTGAAGAAGCTCCGGCTGAAGCAGCAGCTGCCGAGGCTTAA
- a CDS encoding dipeptide ABC transporter ATP-binding protein, giving the protein MLTIKDLKVAFKTRRGDVQAVKGISFDLAKGERLGIVGESGSGKSVTSYALMRILDAGGRIKSGEAVYDGIDLKQAAERDMREIRGREISMIFQNPRAALNPIRKVGHQLEDVLRQHGRATRQNAKAKAIEALEAVKINEAAERYEAYPFELSGGMCQRVVIAIALACDPKLLIADEPTTGLDITTQKAVMDLVDDLVRAREMSSILITHDLGLASEYCDRIVVMKDGVIVEEGRPADLFSNPRHAYTRKLVDATPRRGASIRSLLPEDQRAPLAARTIGNSPMMEVVNLTKTYQGKSGPVYAVKGISFTIREGESVGLVGESGCGKSTTSSMIVRLLDPTSGHLLFRGEDIAKLPSENFSRHPLRQKIQMVFQDATDSLNPRHTARQSIAEPLKRLTGLKGAHLGERVEELAALTGLPSHLLDRFPHQLSGGQKARVGIARAIAPDPDLLILDEPTAALDVSIQAVVLNLLADLRARLGMSYLFVSHDLNVVRLLCDHVVVMKGGKVVEAGAVETVMDTPQNPYTRELLTAAPQAPARKTAA; this is encoded by the coding sequence ATGCTGACCATCAAGGATCTCAAAGTTGCCTTCAAGACGCGCCGCGGAGACGTTCAGGCCGTCAAGGGTATCAGCTTCGACCTGGCCAAGGGCGAACGTCTGGGCATTGTCGGGGAAAGCGGATCGGGAAAATCCGTTACATCCTATGCCCTGATGCGCATTCTGGACGCCGGTGGCCGGATCAAATCCGGTGAGGCGGTATATGACGGTATCGATCTCAAACAGGCGGCGGAGCGCGACATGCGTGAAATCCGCGGTCGGGAGATCTCGATGATCTTTCAGAACCCGCGTGCCGCACTCAATCCCATTCGGAAAGTTGGGCACCAGCTTGAGGACGTCCTTCGCCAGCATGGCCGGGCGACCAGGCAAAATGCGAAAGCAAAGGCAATCGAGGCACTGGAGGCGGTGAAGATCAACGAGGCTGCTGAGCGTTACGAAGCCTATCCCTTCGAGCTTTCGGGGGGCATGTGCCAGCGCGTCGTGATTGCCATTGCGCTTGCCTGTGACCCCAAGCTTCTCATCGCGGACGAGCCGACCACCGGCCTCGATATCACCACCCAAAAGGCCGTCATGGACCTTGTCGATGATCTTGTTCGGGCGCGCGAAATGTCTTCGATCCTGATTACGCACGATCTCGGCCTGGCGTCCGAATATTGCGACCGCATCGTCGTGATGAAGGACGGTGTCATTGTGGAGGAGGGCAGGCCGGCGGACCTGTTTTCAAACCCTCGACATGCCTATACCAGAAAACTGGTGGACGCGACGCCGCGGCGCGGAGCCAGCATTCGTTCATTGCTGCCGGAAGATCAACGCGCGCCGCTGGCCGCACGGACAATCGGCAATTCTCCGATGATGGAAGTCGTCAACCTGACCAAGACCTATCAAGGCAAATCCGGTCCGGTGTACGCCGTCAAGGGCATCAGCTTCACCATTCGCGAAGGCGAAAGTGTCGGACTGGTCGGCGAATCCGGCTGCGGAAAATCCACCACGTCTTCCATGATCGTGCGACTGCTTGATCCGACGTCAGGCCACCTGCTTTTCAGGGGCGAGGATATTGCCAAGCTCCCGTCGGAGAACTTCTCCCGGCATCCACTGCGGCAGAAAATCCAGATGGTTTTCCAGGATGCGACGGACAGTCTCAATCCCAGACATACCGCCCGTCAGTCGATAGCCGAACCCTTGAAGCGTTTGACAGGATTGAAAGGCGCCCACTTGGGCGAACGGGTGGAAGAGCTGGCCGCATTGACAGGCTTGCCGAGCCATCTTCTTGATCGGTTTCCGCACCAGCTGTCAGGGGGGCAGAAGGCGCGCGTCGGCATAGCCAGGGCAATCGCCCCGGATCCCGATCTCCTGATCCTTGATGAGCCGACTGCCGCTCTGGATGTTTCCATTCAGGCCGTTGTCCTGAACCTGCTTGCAGACCTGCGGGCCCGGCTTGGCATGAGTTACCTTTTCGTCAGCCATGATCTCAATGTCGTGCGTCTGCTGTGCGACCATGTCGTCGTCATGAAGGGCGGCAAAGTTGTTGAGGCGGGAGCCGTCGAGACGGTCATGGACACGCCCCAGAACCCGTACACTCGCGAATTGCTTACGGCTGCGCCCCAGGCACCGGCGCGCAAAACCGCCGCCTAA
- a CDS encoding PLP-dependent aminotransferase family protein gives MVSFKYQSVAQSLAQLIDKGTLKPGERFPSLRRTMRSYSVSLSTANQAYAHLEDKGYIRAQAKSGYFVTRPASHRLIEPSKTTPPETSRSVVFQAPYLEMLEHASNPAYVPLGCAIPAPSLLAAEPLNALQARLLRSKGQQLNAYGSAQGLPELRREIAKLMCLHGSTVSQEEIVITSGCTEALGLALQTLTQPGDTIAVESPAYFGLLQVLERLKLKAWELPTSRDGIDPSALELALKSGTVTAVALSSSFTNPLGTMMPEPVKRSVLKLLDRYKTPLIEDDTYGGLGFGGCRPAPFFSLPHETEIFYCSSFSKTLAPGYRTGWIRAPGRIAQITKVKFSASICNPLAPQLALAEFLSSRDFERHVSRMARTMETNVARARRAIAQSFPAGTRVTHPDGGFVLWIEMNKNIDTTILYYKALNQNICFAPGSLFTASGLYAHCLRISCGDVWSDALESAIHRLGTLACEELGNQQSEETFRLPSISRTD, from the coding sequence ATGGTTTCGTTCAAATACCAGTCTGTTGCCCAGTCCCTGGCTCAGCTGATCGACAAAGGCACCTTGAAGCCCGGGGAGAGGTTCCCTTCCCTCCGGCGCACCATGCGCAGTTATTCCGTTAGCCTGTCGACAGCCAACCAGGCCTATGCCCATCTCGAGGACAAAGGCTATATCCGGGCACAGGCAAAGTCCGGCTATTTCGTCACCCGTCCAGCAAGCCACAGGCTCATCGAGCCCAGTAAAACAACACCACCCGAGACCAGCCGCAGTGTCGTGTTTCAAGCTCCTTACCTGGAGATGCTCGAACATGCGTCAAACCCGGCATATGTGCCGCTTGGCTGCGCCATTCCCGCCCCGTCTCTGCTGGCCGCAGAGCCGCTGAACGCCTTGCAGGCACGACTCCTCCGCTCGAAAGGACAGCAACTCAACGCCTATGGGTCTGCTCAGGGGTTACCGGAACTCAGGAGAGAAATCGCAAAGCTTATGTGCCTGCATGGCAGCACAGTTTCCCAGGAAGAAATTGTCATTACGAGTGGCTGCACCGAAGCTTTAGGGCTCGCACTTCAAACGCTCACACAGCCGGGCGATACGATTGCCGTCGAATCGCCCGCCTATTTCGGACTGCTGCAGGTGCTCGAACGCCTGAAACTGAAGGCCTGGGAGTTGCCAACCTCGCGGGACGGCATCGATCCGTCCGCACTCGAGCTGGCTCTGAAATCGGGAACCGTAACTGCCGTTGCCTTGTCGTCCAGCTTCACCAACCCACTCGGCACCATGATGCCGGAGCCGGTGAAACGTTCTGTCCTGAAGCTGCTGGACCGTTACAAGACACCCTTGATCGAAGATGATACCTACGGCGGCCTCGGGTTTGGCGGATGCCGTCCGGCACCGTTTTTCAGTCTGCCGCACGAGACCGAGATCTTCTATTGCAGCTCTTTCTCGAAAACCCTCGCCCCAGGCTACCGAACCGGCTGGATCCGCGCTCCCGGCCGCATTGCCCAAATCACCAAGGTCAAGTTCTCCGCCTCAATCTGCAACCCGTTGGCACCTCAACTGGCTTTGGCTGAATTTCTGTCATCCCGGGACTTCGAGCGCCATGTGTCTCGCATGGCCCGGACAATGGAAACCAATGTCGCGCGCGCACGCCGGGCCATTGCACAGTCCTTTCCGGCGGGTACCAGGGTCACACATCCGGACGGCGGCTTCGTCTTGTGGATAGAAATGAACAAAAATATCGACACAACAATTCTTTATTACAAGGCCTTAAATCAAAATATCTGCTTTGCTCCTGGCAGTCTTTTCACCGCATCAGGCCTTTATGCACATTGCCTTCGCATCAGTTGCGGCGACGTTTGGTCGGACGCACTTGAATCCGCTATTCACCGCCTGGGGACGCTGGCCTGCGAAGAGCTTGGCAATCAGCAATCAGAAGAAACATTCCGCCTACCCTCAATTTCCCGCACTGACTGA
- a CDS encoding ABC transporter permease produces the protein MSDTTLPPTVAERKTSSGALAHTIYVLRENPVTALSFAMFAFFIGSALLGPALVPYDPLQTNAANALQAPSWSHWFGTDNLGRDVFSRVIVATRLDLIISVSAVALSFVIGSVLGAVAGYRGGWLDVVLNRFLDTIMAFPLFVLAMGIVAALGNSISNIILATAIINIPFYARLVRAEVNIRREAGFTLAAKLAGNSDTRVLAFHIFPNALPPMMVQVSLNLGWAILNAAGLSFIGLGVRPPTPEWGIMVAEGANFIVSGEWWLALFPGLWLMLAVFTFNLMGDGLRDIVDPRRRT, from the coding sequence ATGAGTGATACGACGTTGCCTCCAACCGTCGCGGAGCGGAAGACCAGCTCCGGTGCTCTGGCCCATACGATCTATGTCCTTCGGGAAAATCCGGTCACGGCCCTGTCTTTCGCCATGTTCGCTTTTTTCATCGGATCAGCACTGCTCGGACCTGCACTGGTTCCCTACGATCCGCTGCAGACGAATGCGGCAAATGCATTGCAGGCCCCCAGCTGGTCTCATTGGTTCGGAACCGACAATCTTGGCCGCGATGTCTTTTCAAGGGTGATCGTTGCAACGCGCCTTGATCTGATCATCTCGGTGTCCGCTGTCGCGCTTTCCTTCGTCATCGGTTCGGTCCTTGGTGCCGTGGCGGGTTACCGTGGAGGCTGGCTGGACGTAGTGCTCAACCGGTTTCTCGACACCATCATGGCCTTTCCATTGTTCGTGCTGGCCATGGGCATTGTGGCGGCGCTCGGGAATTCGATTTCCAACATCATTCTGGCCACTGCGATCATCAACATTCCGTTCTACGCCCGTCTTGTTCGTGCGGAGGTCAACATCCGGCGGGAAGCCGGCTTCACGCTTGCCGCAAAGCTTGCCGGCAATTCGGATACCAGGGTGCTTGCGTTTCACATATTCCCGAATGCCCTGCCGCCGATGATGGTGCAGGTCTCGCTCAATCTCGGGTGGGCCATTTTGAACGCGGCCGGATTGTCCTTTATCGGCCTTGGTGTTCGTCCGCCCACACCGGAGTGGGGCATCATGGTTGCTGAAGGCGCGAATTTCATCGTGTCCGGCGAGTGGTGGCTGGCGTTGTTTCCGGGGCTCTGGCTGATGCTGGCAGTCTTTACCTTCAACCTGATGGGAGACGGTCTACGCGACATCGTCGACCCGCGTCGTCGGACCTGA
- the pyrH gene encoding UMP kinase has protein sequence MTNSLRWKRILLKLSGEALMGSQAFGIDPAIVQRIAKEIADAVALGAQVGVVVGGGNIFRGVAVAAKGGNRVTGDHMGMLATIMNSLTLADALRRLKVNARVLSAVSVPSICETFSQRVADRYMEDGDVIVFAGGTGNPFFTTDSGAALRAAEMKCDAFLKGTQVDGVYSEDPKVNPNAERYDTLGYDEIITRNLKVMDTTAIALARDNSIPVIVFSIHSPGALVSVLQETGTYTVVGD, from the coding sequence ATGACGAATTCCTTGCGCTGGAAACGGATCCTTCTGAAACTCTCCGGCGAGGCCCTGATGGGATCGCAGGCTTTTGGAATTGACCCGGCCATCGTGCAAAGGATCGCCAAGGAAATTGCCGACGCAGTGGCTCTTGGAGCTCAGGTCGGTGTTGTCGTCGGGGGAGGGAACATCTTCCGCGGTGTTGCAGTCGCCGCCAAGGGTGGCAACCGCGTCACCGGCGACCACATGGGCATGCTGGCCACCATCATGAACAGCCTGACGCTGGCGGATGCCCTGCGCCGCCTGAAGGTCAATGCCCGTGTTCTGTCTGCCGTATCCGTTCCCTCGATCTGTGAAACCTTTTCGCAGCGTGTCGCTGACCGCTACATGGAAGATGGCGATGTGATCGTCTTTGCAGGGGGCACCGGCAACCCGTTCTTCACCACGGACAGCGGTGCGGCTCTGCGGGCTGCTGAAATGAAGTGCGACGCCTTCCTGAAGGGGACACAGGTGGATGGCGTCTACTCCGAGGACCCCAAGGTCAACCCGAACGCGGAGCGCTATGACACCCTTGGTTATGACGAAATCATAACCCGCAACCTGAAAGTCATGGACACGACGGCCATTGCCCTGGCCCGTGACAATTCCATTCCCGTCATTGTGTTTTCCATTCACTCACCCGGCGCCCTCGTCAGTGTGCTTCAGGAAACCGGCACCTACACTGTCGTGGGTGACTGA
- a CDS encoding isoprenyl transferase, whose amino-acid sequence MSVSPDRNLHAPAADETGAKMPRHVAFIMDGNGRWATARGLPRTEGHRQGLAALRKVIRHAGRVGIETITIYSFSSENWNRPQAEVSFLMGLLRRFVQRDLSELHEANVRIRIIGGRSDLEPGILALLKEAEDLTRHNTGLNLVVAFNYGARSEIVRAAQELAAKVQAGEMQPAEITEDAITAALDTSGLPDPDLIIRTSGEMRLSNFLLWQAAYSEFYFCDLYWPDFDEAAFDKALSCFCSRERRYGGLDAKAN is encoded by the coding sequence ATGAGCGTCAGCCCGGACCGCAACCTGCATGCACCTGCTGCGGATGAAACCGGTGCGAAAATGCCTCGTCACGTTGCCTTCATCATGGATGGCAACGGGCGATGGGCAACTGCGCGCGGTTTGCCACGGACAGAGGGTCATCGACAGGGGCTTGCCGCGCTGCGCAAGGTGATCCGCCATGCCGGCCGTGTCGGCATCGAAACCATCACGATCTACAGCTTCTCATCCGAAAACTGGAACCGGCCACAGGCTGAAGTTTCTTTCCTGATGGGGCTGCTGCGCCGTTTCGTGCAGCGCGATCTGAGCGAGCTTCACGAAGCCAATGTGCGTATCCGCATCATCGGCGGGCGCAGTGATCTGGAACCCGGGATTTTGGCGCTTCTGAAAGAAGCTGAAGACCTGACCCGTCACAACACCGGCCTGAACCTGGTCGTTGCGTTCAATTATGGTGCACGGTCGGAAATCGTACGGGCAGCACAGGAGTTGGCTGCAAAGGTTCAGGCTGGAGAAATGCAGCCGGCCGAGATAACCGAAGACGCGATCACGGCGGCGCTGGATACCTCCGGTTTGCCGGATCCGGATCTCATCATCCGCACCAGCGGAGAAATGCGTCTTTCCAACTTCCTGCTGTGGCAGGCCGCCTATTCCGAGTTTTATTTCTGCGATCTTTACTGGCCGGACTTCGATGAGGCGGCCTTCGACAAGGCTTTGAGCTGTTTCTGCAGCCGTGAGCGGCGGTACGGCGGCCTTGACGCCAAGGCCAACTGA
- the atzF gene encoding allophanate hydrolase, whose protein sequence is MIRELPFTLAGLRQAYAEGLSVEAVIEEAFRRLDATGDPGIFIHQARETALAEARSLGNPDSRPLWGIPYVAKDNIDVAGMPTTAACPDFEYFADSDAFVVGRLRQAGAICLGKTNLDQFATGLVGVRTPYPVPLNAVDPEIVPGGSSSGSAVAVAHGFACFSLGTDTAGSGRVPAALNGIVGLKPSLGVLSGSGLVPACRTLDTISIFAMTVADAWAVFETAAGYDQADAYSRQLPVQKLSASQGTVRIAVPDDASLKTFGDMAQADHFRATIASLRTQGAVVQEIDFQPFYDVASLLYEGAWVAERTAAVGNRLIDAPQTLHPTTRAIIEPGLSLTAVDAFRGLYKLQDLRWICDELLAETDFLCVPTIPTFVSVEEITVDPIGPNSGLGTYTNFVNLLDLCGIAVPTGLRQDGRPGSLTVLARCGQDAAAAALAATVEAGPLGATTWARQKPALTTSEIAAGEIAVAVCGAHMSGLPLNKELISHGARFVKSSKTAPEYRFFALAGGPPKRPGLVQVGAGSGGSINVEVWAMPLETFGSFMTGIPAPLCIGTVKLEDGTGVKGFLCEGHAVEGAVEITELSSWRTYLSSVVASVPQPDVSDEKLTAHAS, encoded by the coding sequence ATGATCCGCGAACTTCCCTTCACGCTCGCCGGGCTCCGGCAGGCCTATGCCGAAGGCTTGTCTGTTGAGGCCGTGATCGAAGAAGCCTTCAGGCGGCTTGATGCCACCGGCGACCCGGGAATCTTCATTCACCAGGCACGAGAAACGGCACTTGCTGAGGCCCGCAGTCTAGGCAATCCCGATAGCCGGCCTCTTTGGGGAATTCCCTATGTGGCCAAGGACAATATCGACGTGGCTGGCATGCCGACGACTGCGGCGTGCCCGGATTTCGAGTATTTCGCTGATAGCGATGCTTTTGTCGTTGGACGTCTTCGGCAAGCGGGCGCAATTTGTCTTGGAAAGACCAATCTCGATCAATTCGCGACTGGCCTCGTCGGAGTGAGAACGCCATACCCCGTGCCATTGAACGCGGTGGATCCGGAAATCGTTCCCGGTGGCTCTTCCTCAGGCTCGGCCGTTGCTGTTGCCCACGGCTTTGCGTGCTTCTCGCTGGGAACCGACACGGCCGGGTCCGGGCGTGTGCCGGCAGCCCTCAACGGCATTGTGGGGCTCAAACCAAGCCTAGGCGTTCTGTCCGGCTCAGGTCTGGTCCCTGCGTGCCGGACCCTCGATACGATCTCGATTTTTGCCATGACCGTTGCGGACGCATGGGCCGTATTCGAGACTGCTGCAGGCTACGACCAGGCAGATGCCTATTCCAGGCAGCTGCCGGTCCAGAAACTGTCTGCCAGTCAGGGAACTGTAAGGATCGCGGTCCCTGACGATGCTTCACTGAAAACCTTCGGTGACATGGCTCAGGCGGACCATTTCAGGGCAACGATCGCATCGCTGCGCACGCAGGGGGCCGTTGTGCAGGAAATCGATTTTCAGCCGTTTTACGATGTCGCTAGCCTGCTCTACGAGGGGGCCTGGGTCGCGGAACGTACGGCTGCTGTCGGCAATCGTCTGATTGATGCGCCGCAGACGCTTCATCCGACGACGCGCGCAATTATCGAACCGGGTCTTTCTTTGACCGCTGTCGACGCATTCCGTGGACTTTACAAGCTGCAGGACCTGCGCTGGATATGTGATGAGCTTTTGGCAGAGACCGACTTCCTCTGCGTTCCGACGATACCGACATTCGTCTCGGTAGAAGAAATTACCGTTGACCCCATTGGCCCGAATTCAGGCCTTGGCACCTACACGAATTTCGTAAACCTTCTAGATCTTTGCGGTATTGCCGTGCCAACAGGTTTGCGACAGGACGGCCGGCCTGGAAGCCTGACCGTTCTGGCCCGCTGCGGTCAGGATGCAGCCGCCGCCGCGCTTGCCGCTACAGTGGAAGCGGGGCCGCTTGGAGCAACGACCTGGGCTCGGCAGAAACCTGCACTGACCACAAGCGAGATCGCTGCCGGTGAAATAGCTGTTGCGGTCTGCGGCGCCCACATGTCGGGACTGCCGCTAAACAAGGAGCTGATTTCTCACGGCGCACGCTTTGTAAAATCCAGCAAGACAGCACCGGAATACCGTTTCTTTGCGCTTGCAGGCGGGCCTCCGAAGCGGCCGGGCCTTGTGCAGGTTGGCGCCGGCTCGGGCGGATCAATCAATGTGGAGGTCTGGGCAATGCCGCTTGAGACCTTCGGCAGTTTCATGACGGGTATTCCGGCACCGCTGTGCATCGGCACGGTCAAGCTGGAAGACGGAACCGGCGTAAAGGGATTTTTGTGTGAAGGACATGCAGTTGAAGGGGCTGTTGAAATCACCGAACTGAGTTCCTGGCGAACCTATCTTTCCTCAGTGGTTGCTTCCGTTCCCCAGCCGGATGTCTCTGACGAGAAGCTGACCGCGCATGCAAGCTGA
- a CDS encoding VOC family protein produces the protein MTTKGINHLGLTVRDLDQTTAFFTELLGWQLLARDDNYPRTTVSDGTARLTLWQADRTRPVTGFDRKTNIGLHHLALEVSSEEKLLEIAEKVKAWPGVEIEFMPEPLGGGPRRHMMLAEPGGIRIEFIWPAGQ, from the coding sequence GTGACCACCAAAGGCATCAACCACCTGGGCCTTACAGTCCGAGATCTGGACCAGACCACCGCCTTTTTCACCGAGCTGCTCGGCTGGCAACTGCTGGCACGTGATGACAACTACCCGCGAACAACCGTTTCCGACGGCACCGCCCGCCTGACGCTCTGGCAGGCAGACCGCACAAGGCCTGTGACGGGCTTCGACAGGAAAACCAATATCGGCCTCCACCATCTGGCCCTTGAAGTCTCAAGCGAAGAAAAGCTGCTGGAAATTGCCGAAAAGGTGAAGGCCTGGCCGGGAGTCGAGATCGAATTTATGCCGGAGCCTCTCGGCGGAGGCCCACGCAGGCACATGATGCTGGCTGAACCCGGTGGTATCCGCATCGAATTTATCTGGCCCGCAGGGCAGTAA
- the frr gene encoding ribosome recycling factor, with the protein MSVEGVDLDDLKRRMQGALSVLKTEFAGLRTGRASSSMMDPITVDAYGQSMPINQVATVSVPEPRMLAVQVWDKSMVSAVEKAIRESNLGLNPVVDGMLLRLPIPELNQERRQELIKVAHKYAEQAKVAIRHVRRDGMDAAKKAEKDGDISQDDSRVASDEVQKLTDQMIAEVDGMLEKKEQEISQV; encoded by the coding sequence ATGTCGGTAGAAGGTGTGGACCTTGATGATCTGAAGCGCCGCATGCAGGGAGCCTTGTCGGTTCTGAAAACGGAATTTGCCGGACTGCGTACCGGCCGCGCCTCTTCTTCCATGATGGATCCGATTACTGTTGATGCCTATGGCCAGTCCATGCCGATCAACCAGGTAGCCACCGTCTCCGTTCCCGAACCTCGCATGCTGGCTGTTCAGGTCTGGGACAAGAGCATGGTGTCGGCCGTTGAAAAGGCGATTCGAGAATCCAACCTTGGTTTGAACCCGGTTGTAGACGGCATGCTGCTGCGGCTGCCGATTCCCGAGCTGAACCAGGAACGCCGCCAGGAACTCATCAAGGTGGCCCACAAATACGCCGAACAGGCAAAAGTTGCGATCCGTCACGTCCGCCGCGATGGCATGGACGCCGCCAAGAAGGCCGAAAAAGACGGTGACATTTCCCAGGACGACAGCCGTGTCGCATCCGATGAAGTGCAGAAGCTGACCGACCAGATGATCGCTGAGGTTGACGGCATGCTGGAGAAAAAAGAGCAGGAAATTTCCCAGGTCTGA